TAACAAAAAGGAGCCTTAATTTCTGGCTCGACGATAAAATGACCCCAGAAGTTAAAGcaaaaaaaccaagtcaaactttttcatacaaaaaaactAATGACAACACGTTGGCTCATAATCATGCTAGAACTATAGTAGTTCCCTTATTACGGGATGGAGTCAGCCACTTGTTTCATGAGATTGATATCATAGGGTCCTTGCTCTAGAAAAATGGCGTTCACCTGGAAGAAATCGGAAGACTCTGGAGTCTGGAGTTATCATGATTTTGCGACCTCTTTCCTGCAATAAATAAGAACCTGAATCGAGGAAATAAATAATTAGAGGGGGGAAATAGAGAACAATATATAATACATTAATTAAGCCAAGAATAATTCTGAAGAAATGaacgttgaaaaaaaagagaaaatagtaAAACAACTaaacaaattaaacaaaattagaTCTATCAATATTCGTTAAatgggaaaaatgaaaaagtatgttaatgaaaaagagaaaaatcgagGGTCTCCAACAAAAtggaatttcatgaatttcttttcttttactaTCTCCCCCGTGAGAATGAAAATTAACGAAACcgtcaaattttcttgaaacgtataaaaaattaataatctgGGTAGGATTGAGATTTAATGGGTTGTTATTTTTCAACACTCGATCCGAACTCAGTATTGATGAATATGTACCTGCTAGGCCCTCACCTTAACCCGAGACTCCTGAGAAAACCGGAGTGTGtcacgcgggggggggggggggattctcACCGATGCAACGGAAGGCGGCGCGatcccagcccccccccctcccgccgtTGGAGAGGGGTGTGAGAGCCAAGAAATGGCCAGTGACGTCACGGGACTCGTCTGCATCTTAGCATCCTTtcgcggaggggggggggggggggaggagagaggCTCGTGACCCTCcccggcgcacactggaccTAGTCAGTAGTAGTCCGACAAGATCTGGAAGctttgaaagcttttatttttgaaagtattaaaaaaacaagTTCAAGGGTGGATTCATTGGTtcgttcatgaaattttttttcagaaacaccTCTTAAGATTAAAGTTGTGaggaaataaatatcaaaatttgaaattttagccgaaaatttcatgtccgacctcttttaaaaatgagaaaattccaaaataaaattaattccaCTTCTTTGAGTAAATAAAATTGCCAGCATCAGCATTCAAATAAGACATGGATAAAATGTATAAGTCCTAGTAACTTTTTCAATAATAATGTCATCACATATGTAAGCTAAAAGAACTGCAACACCCCTTATGAACAATATAAACAGTGCcaccatgccaaggaaaaacgccgtatgaaccttcaggagttgccaactttcctttcataaaacgcgaattttctggtaaacttatgaatattttcctaccaatttttcatataattttgctcgtaatttcacctgaagattctgaaaatttaaaggaaaactatttataactttcctccaaaataaaaattttatttggcgtaaaatttggcaactctcgaatgttcatacggcgttcttcctcagctcgGCAATAAGAGTAGATATCCGCGAAAAgaggactggaaaaaaaatccaagctCGTTATAGCTGACTTATGGCtcgtcccactgtgcgacgtgtaAACAAACCCCGGTCCGTCCGTCGATCTTCATCCCTCGGAATCCAGGTCAGTTCTCAAGAGGATGACCTCTTTTCGCCGCATCCCAGCTCCAGACTCCATTGTGCTCCCGGATCCTTTCGATTTCGCGCCGTGTGAAAGTGCCCCGTTTCCACTTTCTCACCCCGGCCGTCCTTGCGGGGCAGGTTGCCGAGCCGAGCGGCCTCAATGGGAGCTTCTTGCGGTGGATGGCCGCCACCTCGATGGGAGCAAAGGTTCGGGACTCGTTCTCAGACTCGGATTCGGACCCAGGTCCTCATCGGGGCAAATAACCAAACCTCGACCCCCTCCTTTAAAACATGAacccgatttttcttctttcgctTCTTCTTGGTATTCCAAAGATGGTTTTTTGGCTTTTATTATctgcaatagagaatttgcaggtgtctgaaatttgatgaattttgtgtttaagtggaaacttctgagtaaactgaacacgaggatacctttggttcatgaattgaacgattattggagaagatatgggaaaatgatctaatctgctacaaccctggtaaaaattggcgataggagctgcgtctcaaaataccataggagttctcatagccgactaaagaaggctattgaaactcatatagctggctgtagaaagcggagcaaatcatatagccgggctatacgaagctataaagaAGTATACAGtagggctatagttcctatcaccgggctttacactttatcaccattggctataaaaggctataagaaactgtgtagaaattcgtgtgctttggaaatcattgagtttgatacggaactacctttatatttacaaaacacacattgtattttcccataaaacatatttttttatcatcaattaaaatgtgaatagtccatacagagtgtgcaaacatttcaaaatcatgagttgaaaaacgctgactccgggagattaaatattagagcctaacacaaagcggagcggcgacgcactggcgcctacaaacctaacgggatacttcacgcattgcgcaatgcgtgaagtatcccagttaggtttgtaggcgccaatgcgcgtttcgcgctctctgcccgtccgccgcgccgcagcgtgccaaggcgtctgaagcaacgatttcacaccagaggtattgcacagtatcatacgaaattgaaggcgctccaacatattaagaatgacaggcaaccttcaaaagtacggagcgttcctcgcaaaataaatcaagatactacggcacaaaaagagagcggtagtccaaaaactaactgagtcctggtatccgtatttagtacgtttagcataaacttatCGTctagctgttgcttaatcgccatcggctgtaaaatgctataagaaattgtacagccggctacagaagctattggaaatcttacagccggctttaggtctatagtattttggaacacacattctactgccaatttttaccagggaatacgtgtgtttaaatgggaaatgccgccagaagACGGCATtaggcggtacattttctcaattttgtcatttttcaccGTGTAGCaccaatttttcgaaattttgagatGATAAATCCGTGCTAAGTGGAAATTTTCATTCCGCATTCAAAACAGCGTTTCAACTTTAAGGGCGTTAGGGAAAGCAGAGCTGTGAGTAATTTTTTAAGGTAGCGTACATCTAAGCTACGTTATGGGTGGAGTAAAAAAAACCGACTTTCAGCGTTACAAGTTTTATGAAGCTCTGATACTTACGTCTGAAATTTTAACAATGGATATGCGAATTCACTCGTCACGTGAGTTAGCGAGAAATTGAAGGACACAGATATAAAAGAGTAAGTCTCATAAGCCGGCAAACGGAGATAATAAGGCAGTTAGATACGTCCTCTCAATGTTCGCGCGAACGAAGAGGTGCTCTTGTATTGTTATTCACCTTccaaatgaatttttctgtaacGAATATTTTTCATGCTTACATGTTAGTGATAATGGTGAGGCTGAAAAACAGTATGTGAGTTTTCTCCGCGTTGAACGTCTTTATCTTTTTCTACAGAGTAGATATACCGccccattttttcaaaagttttcaatATCATCTCATTGGGGGTATATTTCTAAGATTAATCACAGAATTATCACTAGAAAATGTCTTTGCTCCACTCAGATTAAAAGTGCACCAAAATTTGTTTCACCAAAAGTGGTCGCTGACAGTGGCAAAGTTTAAAtagataatgaaaaataacctACACGAACAAGAAATTAGTTGAACGATACAAAAAGTTGCAATTGAatatcaagatttttccatCTGGATAGTTCTCCAGGGTGATTCACAGTTAAGGAGACGGtgtgtttaaaatgtttaatgCCATGACCGGTTTTGAATGGCCACGTAGATGAAGCAGATGAAGTTTTGGACGAATCTGAAGTATCTCGAGCAGGGTATAAACACAaataaaatcgtgaattttcaaaatggcaacGTTACCGGGGAAAGGAGAGGCTCCGAAAGGACAAGAGCTGGAAAAAGTTGCACCAGAAAAATGGTGCAGAGTGGTGAGTTTAACttatttccttcaaattttttcaggaattttagtaCCTCAACAGGATGCGTTAGTTGCGTATCGGAATCGGGTCACGGAAACTCAAAGATTTAAGTAGTATTTGTTTCACTTCATCGGTGCTCATTATCATGTCATGTATAGTAACTTTTAGAAGCATTTTTATGATATCCACacaactttcaataatcgacaGCAAAAACTTGTATGAAAAAGTTAAGTTAAAtgctcatatttttcatttgaacaAGAAAATGAGCCTGGGGACCAAAATAATCTCTCAATGTTAGCGCTGATCGCATTTTCTCGTACACCTAAATCATTCCGAGTCAAAATCCAAGTCACTTGCCGGGTTAAATTATGGTGACTACATACCGACTACGTAATGAAGCTATGAATACATTGTGCTCGTTTCGTTTACAATATTATTTCTTAGCATGCTGATGCTGATaatatttgtctttttttaGCGGACAAGATACGGAAGACGagccaaaattttcaataaagaCGTAGACGAGCGAAAGCTCATTGAGCGCTAACGAAGCTCAGGCGAACATTTTAAGTTGCCAAGAACAGACAAAATTATGAGTCCCCTTGGATAAGTTTTATTCTCATGTTCACTCTGCTTTgctattggacgtattcctgccaaacggaaccaggaccggatttacttatacttgccacccccttctcattcggtttgaaacataaataaaaaccatcaagtgaacgtgccggagggggagggatgcataagactcgtttactcgtgttggacacattttttgcgaaagccctgtcaacactacgaGCGAAAGTTCACGAAatttggcgcgaaagttaaattccttaaacctatctctgtgtggacaaggccttccactcatatgaaatgaacgaaaaaatgatgaaagaacaaacataaatgtggtttaattattttaacttccgccgcgccgtcgcgccgcgctgacagaactgtgtttgacgcaatgcgtgaagtattcatgcagtcttgtaggcgctatgcgtttcacgccgcccactgctgaccgcagccaccgcactgtctttgacgcaatgcgtgaagtattcatgcagtcttgtaggcgctaataagtgttacataccgaccgccgcgccgagggtttctccttttcatttcaagttctcgtcatcattgctctctgcgccgccccgttccaggccaaattccgtgttcggtctctctcttagtcttaactcgactaattaaaggtgctgtccaTTGTGTCAtagaaatacgacaaaattagaggtatatactctctggaaatgagagattttgtcactttaTCCCGATTGTATTTTtgttctgaatccgatttttctttatacctacatttaaaaaaattgcaaaatttgccgccatgggtcgcggcccatgtggccaccccctaaatccggccctgaacgaaactatgtgcattaagacatgagccctgagacccataagaatatattttATATGCATAGCAGGACTcgcgtcatgatgcacatagttcggtttggcagaaatacgtccaaattaatGTAACTTTGACTTGGCTACGATGAAAATTATTTGCAACTTGTGGATAAGTAACGGGATGTTAGAATTTGTCTATGGTCTACCTATTATTTATATATTGATAAGCTGATAATAGTTTTGATCACAGCTTTGGGCGTGCGGAGGAGCCATgatgatatttttcttcagtggGGTGACGGAGGCACACACCGCTGTCCTTCTGCCTCGTCTTGAAGAAGTGGACAGTCCAATACTCATTGACGCCGACGAGAAAACATGGATAGGTTGGTATGGATTCACATAAGGCCATTTTTGTGGCTGTTGGATATAGTCTGGTTGAAAAATATGTAGAGAAAAATAAGAtattgaattggacgtatttctatcaaacggaactaagcgcaaatttgagttccttttttaggaatttagaatgccagATAGCGCgtcctgtcaaacggacctaaacGCCATGggaaagcattgcgagtataggacggaataagccggacgcccgattccgccgccaatccaagcctccctctaccttcctcaccctatgacGCTTAggttcgtttgatagaaatacgtccaattaacatACGGGTCGCCAAAAATAAGTCTGATGCGACCTTAAAACGTTTACCTCAGCTATCCCGGCCTACAGTTAAAGTATCATCCCTTTCAGATCGTCgtcgcactttttttttaaaaaaaaaaaaatcaccatgttaattcaacatttcaattttttccgttgTAACGCATGTTAAGTAGATAAATTTTACGTGTAACAGCTGATACCCGTAACTGCTCGTACATGTAAGTATCTGATtagacatagagaaaaaaaaggaggtgtttgcatttcgggcatcttggaattttttgatgatttgatgacgtaggtcggtacagcgacgtttagctTGAAGGGGGCGTCGCtgcaccgacctacgtcatcaaatcatcaaaaaattccaagatgcccgaaacgcaaacacctccttttttttctctatgctgatTAGATAAATGCCCACTTTTTccgctgtctgaaaatttcaccagtTTTTGGTCGTACTCAAAGTCGTTCAGTTACgtcagtcagtaatttttttgccaaatttctttggattGGAATCTACATTGGAAATCCTATTTTTCAATAGAAGTGAAGAGATTGCTCTACTGCCATTTTCACAATTATTGACTGAGGTTCCTTTTCCCAATAGCAGTCATATTTGTAAAATGTATCTCTTTTGCAGCCAGTCTTGGAATAGTTGCAACACCGTTATCCTCTGTCCTTTGTGGTCCCTGTGTCGATTACTTTGGCCGGAAAATCATGGTGCAGTGCTACTACCTCGTCTGTGCCTTGGGCTTTGCACTCATAGCATCCGCTAACTCCGTCTACCAAATTTACGCCGGGCGACTCATATGTTCTTTAGGAATTGGTAAGTATGAATGTCGGCGATTTTCAACCGTGTAATGGAGATGCAAATTCTTTACTGTAGTCATTGAAAAGTGAACCAATGAATGGACGCATTTTTTGTCTTTAGCCGCCAATGTCGGATACCATAAATATTCACTTCTAACTTTCTTTGGCGGATTGGCGGAGCCTGCTTTTCTAGTTTAGTATGCAAAAAACGCCACCAACTTTCACCGAAGAGAAAATTCTCAGTACAAGGAGATTTCTAACTCATAGTGTTCCCGTTGACGTTTAAAAACGATAATGAAATTTCCATGATAATCTAACATTGTTTATCACAATATACTTCAAGGCAAGTTTTTCAGACAAATCCTCATATGGATAACTATTGCTGCAGGGAGGAGGGTTTTTGGCctaactcaaaaattgaaggcgaactgtaGAATtaacctttaaatttttaatttttgcgtttttaattTACCCGCGATAGGTTTTGAGGTGGCGGCGATCGTGTACATCGCGGAGGTGAGCACGGTGCGGATGAGGAGCGTGTTGTTGTCCTTGACCTACTCCGTTCTCTACGGGGGTGGCACCCTCTTCGCTTACGCGGTTGGCCTAAGCCTGCCCTGGAACCTTGGATCAGCTGTCTTCGCGCTGGTCTGTCTCATTCTATTCGGCTACGAGTCCTTCGTTCCCGAGTCCCCTTCGTACTATTACAAAAAAGGCGACACCAAAAAAGCTATCGTCGCCTTCACCCAACTTGGACGCAGCGAAGATCAAATCGCACAAGAGATCAAAGTATTGGAAGAGCGAAAAACTGAAACCGAGCAAAAGGTACGCGAAGTTCTCCCTAGGCTGTCTTTCAGAGAAGGAATTTTGACGGGAATCATGGATTAGGAAATGTAATGTAGGGTGTCCCTACCGCTTAGTCCTTTATACGTGACAgcatctgcgggctgattgttgaaattgatagacaaagctatatagacaaagaagataaaagtgATATGAAGAGATCCTATCGGTGAAAGTGGGTGGCTGTAATTGACAAAGGAGTCATGTAATAGACTAAGACTAACGGCAGTCCACGAGAGACTCAATATGGTTAGTTCATCAGTTTCTCCCTTGGTCGACAAGAGCCaaccacttcaaccaataggaccaataggatcactctgtccatccatttcaacaatcaaagCATCGAAGTTGGCCCCGACAACGACAGATCTCCTTAGAATTCATTCCATCCTTCATCAAatgtctcagaatcg
This window of the Bemisia tabaci chromosome 3, PGI_BMITA_v3 genome carries:
- the LOC109043945 gene encoding solute carrier family 2, facilitated glucose transporter member 6 isoform X1; its protein translation is MATLPGKGEAPKGQELEKVAPEKWCRVLWACGGAMMIFFFSGVTEAHTAVLLPRLEEVDSPILIDADEKTWIASLGIVATPLSSVLCGPCVDYFGRKIMVQCYYLVCALGFALIASANSVYQIYAGRLICSLGIGFEVAAIVYIAEVSTVRMRSVLLSLTYSVLYGGGTLFAYAVGLSLPWNLGSAVFALVCLILFGYESFVPESPSYYYKKGDTKKAIVAFTQLGRSEDQIAQEIKVLEERKTETEQKVDWRTFIHPTVWRPFLIIAFFHCLQALMGLWDELYYTVDLVTELDSAYDPFEVSFILTLSRFLVASTAGVYFTTRVSRKVAAAASSFSMAVALLVVAVYEKRYELTAKWERPYPLVPIVGLVGAVMASGAGMFFLPMLMSGEVFPLRVRGTMSGAVFFVGTGSMFLFLKLHVFLVTTLGVPGIYTMWTTACFVAGFFAVFVLTETHGKELHEIEDSYRSKKHRSTDIERTKF